From the Gordonia bronchialis DSM 43247 genome, one window contains:
- a CDS encoding VWA domain-containing protein, giving the protein MTARSDDRPGDPVTGEARFPFSAVVGQDRLKLALILSAISPGIGGVLIRGEKGTAKSTIVRGLGPLLAAGNDEHDDGRGRVVELPIGATEDRVIGSLDLTSVLRDGRAEFTPGLLARADGGVLYIDEVNLLADHLVDVLLDAAASGRVTIEREGVSHTQSAVFVLVGTMNPEEGELRPQLLDRFGLAVDVAAGKDIDERVEVVARRMAFDADPHAFVAAHADAERELAARIAAARTALPSVTVPTSELRRIAGICAHLVVDGLRGDIVVARTAAAHAAWRGATSVDESDVRAAVELALPHRRRRNPFDESGLTDEQLDDAMNAGAEATGPDDPGPDDPNPDDPNPDDRGPDDDGPGGDGLDGAADGPEPSPNTATDTPEPPDSAAGENDSSSQPQTVPGPRFGPATTPTGRRLRTLRVAGVGDGEPGRRSRARSRRGQTTHAIDFERGRPVHLFATVLGAVVRGAQTAGPTPALTGTLVTEDDLRAAQRIGQESNLVVFVVDLSGSMTARRRLAAVSELCVDLLRDSYTRRDRVAVVVARGSRASLVVPPTKSVDIAVRCLADVRTGGRTPLAEGLLAAAEVIERSRRSEPDRRPLLVVLTDGRATAGADAAGRARRAAGHIARRGVDSVVVDCEQGMVRLGMAAQLAAHLSADLVAIDDLSLSALAHRSRPAA; this is encoded by the coding sequence GTGACGGCGAGAAGCGATGACCGCCCCGGTGATCCGGTGACCGGCGAAGCGCGTTTCCCGTTCAGCGCGGTCGTCGGACAGGACCGGCTCAAGCTGGCGCTCATCCTGTCGGCCATCTCACCGGGGATCGGCGGCGTGCTTATCCGCGGTGAGAAGGGCACCGCGAAGTCGACCATCGTCCGTGGGCTCGGACCCCTGCTGGCCGCAGGCAATGACGAGCACGACGACGGACGCGGCCGGGTCGTCGAGTTGCCCATCGGCGCCACCGAGGACCGGGTGATCGGCTCATTGGATCTGACCTCGGTGCTGCGTGACGGCCGGGCCGAGTTCACCCCCGGTCTGCTCGCCCGGGCCGACGGTGGGGTCCTCTACATCGACGAGGTCAATCTGCTGGCCGACCATCTCGTCGACGTCCTGCTCGACGCCGCGGCCAGCGGGCGAGTGACGATCGAGCGAGAAGGTGTGTCGCACACCCAATCTGCGGTCTTCGTCCTCGTCGGAACCATGAATCCAGAAGAGGGTGAACTGCGTCCGCAGCTGCTGGACCGGTTCGGTCTGGCGGTGGACGTGGCGGCCGGCAAGGACATCGACGAACGGGTCGAGGTGGTTGCGCGGCGGATGGCGTTCGACGCCGACCCGCACGCCTTCGTCGCGGCCCACGCCGACGCCGAACGCGAACTGGCGGCCCGGATCGCGGCCGCGCGTACGGCACTTCCCTCGGTGACGGTGCCGACCTCGGAACTGCGCCGCATCGCCGGCATCTGTGCCCACCTCGTCGTCGACGGACTCCGCGGCGACATCGTCGTCGCACGGACCGCGGCCGCGCACGCCGCCTGGCGTGGGGCCACGAGTGTCGACGAGTCCGACGTCCGCGCCGCCGTGGAACTCGCGTTGCCGCATCGTCGGCGGCGCAACCCCTTCGACGAGTCCGGGCTCACCGACGAACAGCTCGACGACGCCATGAACGCCGGTGCCGAGGCCACCGGCCCGGACGACCCCGGTCCCGACGATCCCAACCCCGACGATCCCAACCCGGACGACCGCGGCCCCGATGACGACGGCCCCGGCGGGGACGGTCTCGATGGTGCAGCCGATGGTCCCGAGCCGTCGCCGAACACCGCGACCGACACCCCTGAACCGCCGGATTCGGCTGCCGGAGAAAATGATTCGTCATCGCAGCCGCAGACCGTGCCGGGCCCGAGGTTCGGCCCCGCCACCACCCCCACCGGTCGGCGCCTGCGGACCCTGCGAGTGGCGGGAGTCGGTGACGGCGAGCCGGGACGACGGTCGCGGGCCCGCAGTCGGCGTGGGCAGACCACCCACGCGATCGACTTCGAACGCGGACGTCCCGTCCATCTGTTCGCCACGGTGCTCGGCGCCGTCGTGCGAGGCGCACAGACGGCCGGGCCCACACCTGCGTTGACCGGCACGCTCGTCACCGAGGACGACCTGCGCGCCGCGCAACGCATCGGTCAGGAGTCCAATCTTGTTGTCTTCGTTGTCGATCTGAGTGGATCGATGACAGCCCGACGACGTCTCGCCGCGGTCTCCGAACTGTGCGTCGACCTGCTCCGTGACTCCTACACCCGACGTGACCGCGTCGCCGTCGTCGTCGCGCGCGGCTCGCGGGCATCCCTTGTGGTGCCGCCCACCAAGTCGGTCGACATCGCCGTCCGGTGCCTTGCCGACGTCCGGACCGGCGGCCGGACGCCGCTCGCCGAGGGGCTGCTGGCGGCAGCCGAGGTCATCGAGCGGTCGCGGCGCAGCGAGCCCGACCGGCGTCCGCTGCTGGTGGTGCTCACCGACGGTCGCGCGACCGCCGGGGCGGACGCCGCCGGCCGGGCGCGGCGCGCGGCGGGCCACATCGCCCGGCGCGGCGTGGACAGCGTCGTGGTCGATTGCGAGCAGGGGATGGTGCGTCTGGGAATGGCGGCGCAGCTGGCGGCGCACCTGTCCGCCGATCTCGTTGCCATCGACGACCTCTCGCTCTCGGCCCTGGCCCACCGATCCCGACCCGCCGCC